From Triticum urartu cultivar G1812 chromosome 2, Tu2.1, whole genome shotgun sequence, a single genomic window includes:
- the LOC125536685 gene encoding G-type lectin S-receptor-like serine/threonine-protein kinase B120 produces MARATSAALALLIFLLCRHAHADAATTLSQGQSLAGNDKLLSANGAFSLSFFSPRGGDGSRVYLGVMFARAAEPTVPWVANRDAPVRAAAPSYSATVTDSGDLRVLEGERVVWRTNTTSSAGNFTLTIQDTGNLVLAGGGGAQAVHLWQSFDHPADTFLPGMNITLARRNGAVVRQTLFRSWRSPDDPAPGNFTLGQDPLGSAQLFIWRRSEDGRDVTHWRSGQWAKGSFVGIPYRPLNLYGFQLSGDPSQINGLFYTFQRFNSSQYRFVLQPNGTETCYQLVDATGAWEVVWSQPTLPCQAYNTCGPNAECSAADHCSCLKGFEPKSEAEYSNGVWTQGCVRSSQLTCSERNVSMSGGDGFAVLTGMKLPDLAAWESAVISADACRQWCLANCTCNAYSYSGGTGCLTWARELVDVYQFPAGQFPNGQGFDLHIKVPASLLDSGSKRRTRIIISVVIVLAVVLAACGFLLWKCRRRITEKLGVRGGKKRTGAALMLRPSTMKAKHDFSGPKQPDQEVAENGDGCELPMFTLETLAAATGGFSEANKLGEGGFGLVYKGSLPGGEEVAVKRLSRSSGQGCQEFKNEVTLISELQHRNLVRILGCCIHGHEKMLVYEYMPNKSLDAFLFDPARRGLLDWKTRLHIIEGIARGLLYLHRDSRLRVVHRDLKASNILLDHEMNPKISDFGMARIFGGDKNQENTNRVVGTLGYMSPEYAMEGLFSVRSDVYSFGILILEIITGQKNSSFHNMEGSLNIVGYAWQMWNSDKGEQLIDPLIRASSSASASREALRCVHMALLCVQDHAGDRPDIPYVVLALGSDSSVLPMPRPPTFTLQCTSSDRDRFRGKAGDESYSACDLTVTILQGR; encoded by the exons ATGGCTCGTGCCACCTCCGCAGCGCTGGCGctgctcatcttcctcctctgccgGCACGCCCACGCTGACGCGGCCACGACGCTGTCGCAAGGGCAGTCGCTGGCGGGCAACGACAAGCTCCTATCGGCCAACGGCGCCTTCTCGCTCTCCTTCTTCTCGCCGCGCGGCGGCGACGGCTCGCGGGTGTACCTGGGCGTCATGTTCGCCAGGGCCGCGGAGCCGACCGTGCCGTGGGTGGCCAACCGCGACGCGCCGGTGCGCGCCGCGGCCCCGTCCTACTCCGCCACCGTCACCGACTCCGGGGACCTCCGGGTGCTGGAGGGGGAGCGCGTCGTGTGGCGGACCAACACGACCTCGTCGGCGGGGAACTTCACGCTGACGATCCAGGACACGGGGAACCTCGTGCTCGCCGGCGGGGGCGGCGCGCAGGCGGTGCACCTGTGGCAGAGCTTCGACCACCCGGCGGACACCTTCCTCCCCGGGATGAACATTACGCTGGCCCGGCGAAACGGCGCCGTCGTCAGGCAGACGCTGTTCCGGTCGTGGAGGAGCCCCGACGACCCGGCCCCCGGCAACTTCACGCTCGGGCAGGACCCGCTGGGCTCGGCGCAGCTCTTCATATGGCGCCGGAGCGAGGACGGTAGGGACGTGACGCACTGGAGGTCCGGGCAGTGGGCCAAGGGTAGCTTCGTGGGCATCCCGTACCGGCCGCTCAACCTCTACGGCTTCCAGCTCTCCGGCGACCCGTCCCAGATCAACGGCCTGTTCTACACCTTCCAGCGCTTCAACTCCTCGCAGTACAGGTTCGTGCTCCAGCCCAACGGCACCGAGACGTGCTACCAGCTCGTGGACGCCACCGGCGCCTGGGAGGTCGTCTGGTCGCAGCCGACGCTGCCGTGCCAGGCCTACAACACGTGCGGCCCGAACGCCGAGTGCTCCGCCGCCGACCACTGCTCCTGCCTCAAAG GTTTCGAGCCGAAATCCGAAGCGGAGTACAGCAACGGGGTGTGGACGCAGGGGTGCGTGAGGAGCAGCCAGCTGACGTGCAGCGAGAGGAACGTGAGCATGAGCGGCGGCGACGGGTTCGCCGTCCTCACCGGCATGAAGCTGCCGGACCTGGCGGCGTGGGAGTCGGCGGTCATCAGCGCGGACGCGTGCAGGCAGTGGTGCCTGGCCAACTGCACGTGCAACGCGTACAGCTACAGCGGCGGCACCGGGTGCCTGACCTGGGCCCGGGAGCTGGTGGACGTCTACCAGTTCCCCGCCGGACAGTTCCCCAACGGACAAGGATTTGACCTGCACATCAAGGTCCCGGCTTCTCTATTAG ATTCAGGCTCCAAACGAAGGACAAGGATTATCATTAGCGTAGTAATCGTCCTGGCGGTTGTACTGGCCGCATGCGGCTTTCTCCTGTGGAAATGCAGAAGAAGAATCACAG AGAAACTCGGCGTCCGTGGCGGGAAAAAGAGGACGGGAGCCGCACTGATGCTGCGCCCTTCCACGATGAAAGCCAAGCACGACTTCTCAGGGCCGAAGCAGCCCGATCAGGAGGTGGCGGAGAACGGCGACGGCTGCGAGCTGCCGATGTTCACCCTGGAGACCCTGGCGGCGGCCACCGGCGGCTTCAGCGAGGCCAACAAGCTCGGGGAAGGAGGGTTCGGCCTCGTGTACAAGGGCAGCCTCCCAGGCGGcgaggaggtggcggtgaagcgGCTGTCCAGGAGCTCCGGGCAGGGGTGCCAGGAGTTCAAGAACGAGGTGACACTCATCTCCGAGCTGCAGCACCGCAACCTGGTCAGGATCCTGGGCTGCTGCATCCATGGCCACGAGAAGATGCTGGTCTACGAGTACATGCCCAACAAGAGCCTCGACGCCTTCCTCTTCG ATCCGGCGAGGCGGGGGCTGCTGGACTGGAAGACGAGGCTGCACATCATCGAAGGGATCGCGCGGGGGCTGCTGTACCTCCACCGGGACTCGAGGCTCCGCGTGGTGCACCGCGACCTCAAGGCCAGCAACATCCTCCTGGACCACGAGATGAACCCCAAGATATCCGACTTCGGCATGGCCAGGATCTTCGGCGGCGATAAGAACCAGGAGAACACCAACCGCGTCGTCGGCACACT AGGCTACATGTCGCCGGAGTACGCGATGGAGGGCCTGTTCTCGGTGAGGTCCGACGTGTACAGCTTCGGCATCCTCATCCTGGAGATCATCACCGGCCAGAAGAACAGCAGCTTCCACAACATGGAGGGCTCGCTCAACATCGTAGGCTAC GCGTGGCAGATGTGGAACTCGGACAAGGGGGAGCAGCTGATCGACCCGTTGATCCGGGCATCGAGCTCGGCGTCGGCGTCGCGCGAGGCGCTTCGGTGCGTCCACATGGCGCTGCTGTGCGTGCAGGACCACGCCGGAGACCGGCCGGACATCCCGTACGTGGTGCTGGCGCTGGGCAGCGACAGCTCCGTGCTGCCGATGCCCAGGCCGCCCACCTTCACGCTGCAGTGCACGTCCTCGGACAGGGACAGGTTCAGGGGGAAGGCCGGCGACGAGTCCTACTCCGCCTGCGACCTCACCGTCACCATTCTTCAAGGGAGGTAG